One window of the Delphinus delphis chromosome 20, mDelDel1.2, whole genome shotgun sequence genome contains the following:
- the LOC132416583 gene encoding leukocyte immunoglobulin-like receptor subfamily A member 6 isoform X1, whose amino-acid sequence MEGASQEDTESVMGMRARLLGRGSSPSSGAADVTAPCRGGPASQWTHPWVSVLRAPWSPPSAPPGPQEGDAMTPSLTALLCLGLSVGLRTQEQARTLPKPTIWAEPGSVIPWGSPVTIWCQGTWVAPVFRFHKEGSSPPWYRQAPLEHADKGNFFSISHMTQDYAGRYHCYYLSPTGWSESSDPLEMVVTGAHRKPTLSALPSPVVTSGGNVTLQCRSKQGLDGFILTKEGEPKSSWTLDAQRGPRGQTQALLPVGRVTPSHRWTFRCHGFYRDTPQVWSAPSDPLELLVPGVSGKPSLLTLQGPVVASGQSLTLQCRSDVGYDRFALSQEGRQALPQSPGRQPQAGLSQADFPLGPVTNTHAGRYRCYGGHNLSSEWSAPSDPLDILVAGSFPDTPSLSVQPGPVVASGENVTLLCQSGSTKETFLLSKEGAAQSPLRLRSKYRGGHFQAEFSMSPVTSAHNGTYRCYSLLSSNPYLLSHASAPLELAVSGGSEVAVLPPTEPGPQTESLPSHPQDYTVENLIRMGMAGSVLLGLGILLFQAQHGHGGAQDAARS is encoded by the exons ATGGAAGGGGCGTCTCAGGAAGACACCGAGTCTGTCATGGGAATGAGAGCCAggctcctggggaggggcagTTCCCCTTCCTCTGGGGCTGCTGACGTGACAGCCCCGTGCCGCGGAGGACCAGCCTCCCAGTGGACACACCCTTGGGTCTCCGTCCTGAGGGCACCGTGGTCTCCTCCATCTGCACCGCCTGGACCACAGGAAGGAGACGCCATGACCCCCAGCCTCACGGCCCTGCTCTGCCTCg GGCTGAGTGTGGGCCTGAGGACCCAGGAGCAGGCAC GCACCCTCCCCAAACCCACCATCTGGGCTGAGCCAGGCTCTGTGATCCCCTGGGGGAGCCCCGTGACCATCTGGTGTCAGGGGACCTGGGTGGCCCCGGTGTTCCGTTTCCATAAAGAGGGAAGCTCACCTCCCTGGTACAGACAGGCCCCACTGGAGCACGCGGACAAGGGCAACTTCTTCTCCATCTCACACATGACACAGGACTACGCAGGGAGATATCACTGTTACTATCTCAGCCCCACTGGCTGGTCAGAGAGCAGTGACCCCCTGGAGATGGTGGTGACAG gGGCCCACAGGAAACCCACCCTCTCAGCCCTGCCGAGCCCTGTGGTGACCTCGGGAGGGAACGTGACCCTCCAGTGTCGCTCAAAGCAGGGACTGGACGGGTTCATTCTGACTAAGGAAGGAGAACCCAAGTCCTCCTGGACCCTGGATGCACAGCGAGGCCCCCGTGGGCAGACCCAGGCCCTGCTCCCCGTGGGTCGCGTGACCCCCAGCCACAGGTGGACGTTCAGATGCCACGGCTTTTACAGGGACACCCCCCAGGTGTGGTCGGCCCCCAGTGACCCCCTGGAGCTCCTGGTCCCAG GTGTgtctgggaagccctccctcctgaCCCTGCAGGGCCCTGTCGTGGCCTCTGGACAGAGCCTGACCCTCCAGTGTCGCTCTGACGTCGGCTATGACAGATTCGCTCTGTCCCAGGAGGGGAGACAGGCCCTCCCCCAGAGCCCTGGCCggcagccccaggctgggctctCTCAGGCCGACTTCCCCCTGGGCCCGGTGACCAACACCCACGCGGGCCGGTACAGATGCTACGGTGGACACAACCTCTCCTCCGAGTGGTCGGCCCCCAGTGACCCCCTGGACATCCTGGTGGCAG gTTCGTTCCCTGACACGCCCTCCCTCTCGGTGCAGCCAGGCCCCGTGGTGGCCTCAGGAGAGAACGTGACCCTGCTGTGTCAGTCAGGGAGCACAAAGGAAACTTTCCTTCTGTCCAAGGAGGGGGCAGCCCAGTCCCCACTGCGTCTTAGATCAAAGTACCGAGGTGGGCATTTCCAGGCCGAATTCTCCATGAGTCCCGTGACCTCAGCCCACAATGGGACCTACAGGTGCTACAGCTTACTCAGCAGTAACCCCTACCTGCTGTCACACGCCAGTGCCCCCCTGGAGCTCGCGGTCTCAG GAGGCTCTGAAGTTGCGGTCCTTCCCCCCACGGAGCCAGGCCCGCAGACGG AATCCCTACCCTCACACCCGCAAGACTACACAGTGGAGAACCTCATCCGGATGGGCATGGCCGGCTCAGTCCTGCTGGGCCTCGGGATCCTGCTCTTTCAGGCTCAACACGGCCACGGAGGAGCCCAAGATGCAGCCAGGAGCTGA
- the LOC132416583 gene encoding leukocyte immunoglobulin-like receptor subfamily A member 6 isoform X5 — protein sequence MEGASQEDTESVMGMRARLLGRGSSPSSGAADVTAPCRGGPASQWTHPWVSVLRAPWSPPSAPPGPQEGDAMTPSLTALLCLGLSVGLRTQEQARTLPKPTIWAEPGSVIPWGSPVTIWCQGTWVAPVFRFHKEGSSPPWYRQAPLEHADKGNFFSISHMTQDYAGRYHCYYLSPTGWSESSDPLEMVVTGAHRKPTLSALPSPVVTSGGNVTLQCRSKQGLDGFILTKEGEPKSSWTLDAQRGPRGQTQALLPVGRVTPSHRWTFRCHGFYRDTPQVWSAPSDPLELLVPGVSGKPSLLTLQGPVVASGQSLTLQCRSDVGYDRFALSQEGRQALPQSPGRQPQAGLSQADFPLGPVTNTHAGRYRCYGGHNLSSEWSAPSDPLDILVAGSFPDTPSLSVQPGPVVASGENVTLLCQSGSTKETFLLSKEGAAQSPLRLRSKYRGGHFQAEFSMSPVTSAHNGTYRCYSLLSSNPYLLSHASAPLELAVSAADTIHPPQNKSDPTESLPSHPQDYTVENLIRMGMAGSVLLGLGILLFQAQHGHGGAQDAARS from the exons ATGGAAGGGGCGTCTCAGGAAGACACCGAGTCTGTCATGGGAATGAGAGCCAggctcctggggaggggcagTTCCCCTTCCTCTGGGGCTGCTGACGTGACAGCCCCGTGCCGCGGAGGACCAGCCTCCCAGTGGACACACCCTTGGGTCTCCGTCCTGAGGGCACCGTGGTCTCCTCCATCTGCACCGCCTGGACCACAGGAAGGAGACGCCATGACCCCCAGCCTCACGGCCCTGCTCTGCCTCg GGCTGAGTGTGGGCCTGAGGACCCAGGAGCAGGCAC GCACCCTCCCCAAACCCACCATCTGGGCTGAGCCAGGCTCTGTGATCCCCTGGGGGAGCCCCGTGACCATCTGGTGTCAGGGGACCTGGGTGGCCCCGGTGTTCCGTTTCCATAAAGAGGGAAGCTCACCTCCCTGGTACAGACAGGCCCCACTGGAGCACGCGGACAAGGGCAACTTCTTCTCCATCTCACACATGACACAGGACTACGCAGGGAGATATCACTGTTACTATCTCAGCCCCACTGGCTGGTCAGAGAGCAGTGACCCCCTGGAGATGGTGGTGACAG gGGCCCACAGGAAACCCACCCTCTCAGCCCTGCCGAGCCCTGTGGTGACCTCGGGAGGGAACGTGACCCTCCAGTGTCGCTCAAAGCAGGGACTGGACGGGTTCATTCTGACTAAGGAAGGAGAACCCAAGTCCTCCTGGACCCTGGATGCACAGCGAGGCCCCCGTGGGCAGACCCAGGCCCTGCTCCCCGTGGGTCGCGTGACCCCCAGCCACAGGTGGACGTTCAGATGCCACGGCTTTTACAGGGACACCCCCCAGGTGTGGTCGGCCCCCAGTGACCCCCTGGAGCTCCTGGTCCCAG GTGTgtctgggaagccctccctcctgaCCCTGCAGGGCCCTGTCGTGGCCTCTGGACAGAGCCTGACCCTCCAGTGTCGCTCTGACGTCGGCTATGACAGATTCGCTCTGTCCCAGGAGGGGAGACAGGCCCTCCCCCAGAGCCCTGGCCggcagccccaggctgggctctCTCAGGCCGACTTCCCCCTGGGCCCGGTGACCAACACCCACGCGGGCCGGTACAGATGCTACGGTGGACACAACCTCTCCTCCGAGTGGTCGGCCCCCAGTGACCCCCTGGACATCCTGGTGGCAG gTTCGTTCCCTGACACGCCCTCCCTCTCGGTGCAGCCAGGCCCCGTGGTGGCCTCAGGAGAGAACGTGACCCTGCTGTGTCAGTCAGGGAGCACAAAGGAAACTTTCCTTCTGTCCAAGGAGGGGGCAGCCCAGTCCCCACTGCGTCTTAGATCAAAGTACCGAGGTGGGCATTTCCAGGCCGAATTCTCCATGAGTCCCGTGACCTCAGCCCACAATGGGACCTACAGGTGCTACAGCTTACTCAGCAGTAACCCCTACCTGCTGTCACACGCCAGTGCCCCCCTGGAGCTCGCGGTCTCAG CAGCTGACACCATCCACCCGCCACAAAACAAGTCAGATCCCACGG AATCCCTACCCTCACACCCGCAAGACTACACAGTGGAGAACCTCATCCGGATGGGCATGGCCGGCTCAGTCCTGCTGGGCCTCGGGATCCTGCTCTTTCAGGCTCAACACGGCCACGGAGGAGCCCAAGATGCAGCCAGGAGCTGA
- the LOC132416583 gene encoding leukocyte immunoglobulin-like receptor subfamily A member 6 isoform X7: MEGASQEDTESVMGMRARLLGRGSSPSSGAADVTAPCRGGPASQWTHPWVSVLRAPWSPPSAPPGPQEGDAMTPSLTALLCLGLSVGLRTQEQARTLPKPTIWAEPGSVIPWGSPVTIWCQGTWVAPVFRFHKEGSSPPWYRQAPLEHADKGNFFSISHMTQDYAGRYHCYYLSPTGWSESSDPLEMVVTGAHRKPTLSALPSPVVTSGGNVTLQCRSKQGLDGFILTKEGEPKSSWTLDAQRGPRGQTQALLPVGRVTPSHRWTFRCHGFYRDTPQVWSAPSDPLELLVPGVSGKPSLLTLQGPVVASGQSLTLQCRSDVGYDRFALSQEGRQALPQSPGRQPQAGLSQADFPLGPVTNTHAGRYRCYGGHNLSSEWSAPSDPLDILVAGSFPDTPSLSVQPGPVVASGENVTLLCQSGSTKETFLLSKEGAAQSPLRLRSKYRGGHFQAEFSMSPVTSAHNGTYRCYSLLSSNPYLLSHASAPLELAVSESLPSHPQDYTVENLIRMGMAGSVLLGLGILLFQAQHGHGGAQDAARS, encoded by the exons ATGGAAGGGGCGTCTCAGGAAGACACCGAGTCTGTCATGGGAATGAGAGCCAggctcctggggaggggcagTTCCCCTTCCTCTGGGGCTGCTGACGTGACAGCCCCGTGCCGCGGAGGACCAGCCTCCCAGTGGACACACCCTTGGGTCTCCGTCCTGAGGGCACCGTGGTCTCCTCCATCTGCACCGCCTGGACCACAGGAAGGAGACGCCATGACCCCCAGCCTCACGGCCCTGCTCTGCCTCg GGCTGAGTGTGGGCCTGAGGACCCAGGAGCAGGCAC GCACCCTCCCCAAACCCACCATCTGGGCTGAGCCAGGCTCTGTGATCCCCTGGGGGAGCCCCGTGACCATCTGGTGTCAGGGGACCTGGGTGGCCCCGGTGTTCCGTTTCCATAAAGAGGGAAGCTCACCTCCCTGGTACAGACAGGCCCCACTGGAGCACGCGGACAAGGGCAACTTCTTCTCCATCTCACACATGACACAGGACTACGCAGGGAGATATCACTGTTACTATCTCAGCCCCACTGGCTGGTCAGAGAGCAGTGACCCCCTGGAGATGGTGGTGACAG gGGCCCACAGGAAACCCACCCTCTCAGCCCTGCCGAGCCCTGTGGTGACCTCGGGAGGGAACGTGACCCTCCAGTGTCGCTCAAAGCAGGGACTGGACGGGTTCATTCTGACTAAGGAAGGAGAACCCAAGTCCTCCTGGACCCTGGATGCACAGCGAGGCCCCCGTGGGCAGACCCAGGCCCTGCTCCCCGTGGGTCGCGTGACCCCCAGCCACAGGTGGACGTTCAGATGCCACGGCTTTTACAGGGACACCCCCCAGGTGTGGTCGGCCCCCAGTGACCCCCTGGAGCTCCTGGTCCCAG GTGTgtctgggaagccctccctcctgaCCCTGCAGGGCCCTGTCGTGGCCTCTGGACAGAGCCTGACCCTCCAGTGTCGCTCTGACGTCGGCTATGACAGATTCGCTCTGTCCCAGGAGGGGAGACAGGCCCTCCCCCAGAGCCCTGGCCggcagccccaggctgggctctCTCAGGCCGACTTCCCCCTGGGCCCGGTGACCAACACCCACGCGGGCCGGTACAGATGCTACGGTGGACACAACCTCTCCTCCGAGTGGTCGGCCCCCAGTGACCCCCTGGACATCCTGGTGGCAG gTTCGTTCCCTGACACGCCCTCCCTCTCGGTGCAGCCAGGCCCCGTGGTGGCCTCAGGAGAGAACGTGACCCTGCTGTGTCAGTCAGGGAGCACAAAGGAAACTTTCCTTCTGTCCAAGGAGGGGGCAGCCCAGTCCCCACTGCGTCTTAGATCAAAGTACCGAGGTGGGCATTTCCAGGCCGAATTCTCCATGAGTCCCGTGACCTCAGCCCACAATGGGACCTACAGGTGCTACAGCTTACTCAGCAGTAACCCCTACCTGCTGTCACACGCCAGTGCCCCCCTGGAGCTCGCGGTCTCAG AATCCCTACCCTCACACCCGCAAGACTACACAGTGGAGAACCTCATCCGGATGGGCATGGCCGGCTCAGTCCTGCTGGGCCTCGGGATCCTGCTCTTTCAGGCTCAACACGGCCACGGAGGAGCCCAAGATGCAGCCAGGAGCTGA
- the LOC132416583 gene encoding leukocyte immunoglobulin-like receptor subfamily A member 6 isoform X3, producing the protein MEGASQEDTESVMGMRARLLGRGSSPSSGAADVTAPCRGGPASQWTHPWVSVLRAPWSPPSAPPGPQEGDAMTPSLTALLCLGLSVGLRTQEQARTLPKPTIWAEPGSVIPWGSPVTIWCQGTWVAPVFRFHKEGSSPPWYRQAPLEHADKGNFFSISHMTQDYAGRYHCYYLSPTGWSESSDPLEMVVTGAHRKPTLSALPSPVVTSGGNVTLQCRSKQGLDGFILTKEGEPKSSWTLDAQRGPRGQTQALLPVGRVTPSHRWTFRCHGFYRDTPQVWSAPSDPLELLVPGVSGKPSLLTLQGPVVASGQSLTLQCRSDVGYDRFALSQEGRQALPQSPGRQPQAGLSQADFPLGPVTNTHAGRYRCYGGHNLSSEWSAPSDPLDILVAGSFPDTPSLSVQPGPVVASGENVTLLCQSGSTKETFLLSKEGAAQSPLRLRSKYRGGHFQAEFSMSPVTSAHNGTYRCYSLLSSNPYLLSHASAPLELAVSGAADTIHPPQNKSDPTGGSDRVISCSESLPSHPQDYTVENLIRMGMAGSVLLGLGILLFQAQHGHGGAQDAARS; encoded by the exons ATGGAAGGGGCGTCTCAGGAAGACACCGAGTCTGTCATGGGAATGAGAGCCAggctcctggggaggggcagTTCCCCTTCCTCTGGGGCTGCTGACGTGACAGCCCCGTGCCGCGGAGGACCAGCCTCCCAGTGGACACACCCTTGGGTCTCCGTCCTGAGGGCACCGTGGTCTCCTCCATCTGCACCGCCTGGACCACAGGAAGGAGACGCCATGACCCCCAGCCTCACGGCCCTGCTCTGCCTCg GGCTGAGTGTGGGCCTGAGGACCCAGGAGCAGGCAC GCACCCTCCCCAAACCCACCATCTGGGCTGAGCCAGGCTCTGTGATCCCCTGGGGGAGCCCCGTGACCATCTGGTGTCAGGGGACCTGGGTGGCCCCGGTGTTCCGTTTCCATAAAGAGGGAAGCTCACCTCCCTGGTACAGACAGGCCCCACTGGAGCACGCGGACAAGGGCAACTTCTTCTCCATCTCACACATGACACAGGACTACGCAGGGAGATATCACTGTTACTATCTCAGCCCCACTGGCTGGTCAGAGAGCAGTGACCCCCTGGAGATGGTGGTGACAG gGGCCCACAGGAAACCCACCCTCTCAGCCCTGCCGAGCCCTGTGGTGACCTCGGGAGGGAACGTGACCCTCCAGTGTCGCTCAAAGCAGGGACTGGACGGGTTCATTCTGACTAAGGAAGGAGAACCCAAGTCCTCCTGGACCCTGGATGCACAGCGAGGCCCCCGTGGGCAGACCCAGGCCCTGCTCCCCGTGGGTCGCGTGACCCCCAGCCACAGGTGGACGTTCAGATGCCACGGCTTTTACAGGGACACCCCCCAGGTGTGGTCGGCCCCCAGTGACCCCCTGGAGCTCCTGGTCCCAG GTGTgtctgggaagccctccctcctgaCCCTGCAGGGCCCTGTCGTGGCCTCTGGACAGAGCCTGACCCTCCAGTGTCGCTCTGACGTCGGCTATGACAGATTCGCTCTGTCCCAGGAGGGGAGACAGGCCCTCCCCCAGAGCCCTGGCCggcagccccaggctgggctctCTCAGGCCGACTTCCCCCTGGGCCCGGTGACCAACACCCACGCGGGCCGGTACAGATGCTACGGTGGACACAACCTCTCCTCCGAGTGGTCGGCCCCCAGTGACCCCCTGGACATCCTGGTGGCAG gTTCGTTCCCTGACACGCCCTCCCTCTCGGTGCAGCCAGGCCCCGTGGTGGCCTCAGGAGAGAACGTGACCCTGCTGTGTCAGTCAGGGAGCACAAAGGAAACTTTCCTTCTGTCCAAGGAGGGGGCAGCCCAGTCCCCACTGCGTCTTAGATCAAAGTACCGAGGTGGGCATTTCCAGGCCGAATTCTCCATGAGTCCCGTGACCTCAGCCCACAATGGGACCTACAGGTGCTACAGCTTACTCAGCAGTAACCCCTACCTGCTGTCACACGCCAGTGCCCCCCTGGAGCTCGCGGTCTCAG GGG CAGCTGACACCATCCACCCGCCACAAAACAAGTCAGATCCCACGGGTG GCTCTGACCGTGTGATCTCTTGTTCAGAATCCCTACCCTCACACCCGCAAGACTACACAGTGGAGAACCTCATCCGGATGGGCATGGCCGGCTCAGTCCTGCTGGGCCTCGGGATCCTGCTCTTTCAGGCTCAACACGGCCACGGAGGAGCCCAAGATGCAGCCAGGAGCTGA
- the LOC132416583 gene encoding leukocyte immunoglobulin-like receptor subfamily A member 6 isoform X4 yields MEGASQEDTESVMGMRARLLGRGSSPSSGAADVTAPCRGGPASQWTHPWVSVLRAPWSPPSAPPGPQEGDAMTPSLTALLCLGESCDATSDVHPGTLPKPTIWAEPGSVIPWGSPVTIWCQGTWVAPVFRFHKEGSSPPWYRQAPLEHADKGNFFSISHMTQDYAGRYHCYYLSPTGWSESSDPLEMVVTGAHRKPTLSALPSPVVTSGGNVTLQCRSKQGLDGFILTKEGEPKSSWTLDAQRGPRGQTQALLPVGRVTPSHRWTFRCHGFYRDTPQVWSAPSDPLELLVPGVSGKPSLLTLQGPVVASGQSLTLQCRSDVGYDRFALSQEGRQALPQSPGRQPQAGLSQADFPLGPVTNTHAGRYRCYGGHNLSSEWSAPSDPLDILVAGSFPDTPSLSVQPGPVVASGENVTLLCQSGSTKETFLLSKEGAAQSPLRLRSKYRGGHFQAEFSMSPVTSAHNGTYRCYSLLSSNPYLLSHASAPLELAVSGAADTIHPPQNKSDPTESLPSHPQDYTVENLIRMGMAGSVLLGLGILLFQAQHGHGGAQDAARS; encoded by the exons ATGGAAGGGGCGTCTCAGGAAGACACCGAGTCTGTCATGGGAATGAGAGCCAggctcctggggaggggcagTTCCCCTTCCTCTGGGGCTGCTGACGTGACAGCCCCGTGCCGCGGAGGACCAGCCTCCCAGTGGACACACCCTTGGGTCTCCGTCCTGAGGGCACCGTGGTCTCCTCCATCTGCACCGCCTGGACCACAGGAAGGAGACGCCATGACCCCCAGCCTCACGGCCCTGCTCTGCCTCggtga GTCTTGTGACGCAACCTCTGATGTCCATCCAGGCACCCTCCCCAAACCCACCATCTGGGCTGAGCCAGGCTCTGTGATCCCCTGGGGGAGCCCCGTGACCATCTGGTGTCAGGGGACCTGGGTGGCCCCGGTGTTCCGTTTCCATAAAGAGGGAAGCTCACCTCCCTGGTACAGACAGGCCCCACTGGAGCACGCGGACAAGGGCAACTTCTTCTCCATCTCACACATGACACAGGACTACGCAGGGAGATATCACTGTTACTATCTCAGCCCCACTGGCTGGTCAGAGAGCAGTGACCCCCTGGAGATGGTGGTGACAG gGGCCCACAGGAAACCCACCCTCTCAGCCCTGCCGAGCCCTGTGGTGACCTCGGGAGGGAACGTGACCCTCCAGTGTCGCTCAAAGCAGGGACTGGACGGGTTCATTCTGACTAAGGAAGGAGAACCCAAGTCCTCCTGGACCCTGGATGCACAGCGAGGCCCCCGTGGGCAGACCCAGGCCCTGCTCCCCGTGGGTCGCGTGACCCCCAGCCACAGGTGGACGTTCAGATGCCACGGCTTTTACAGGGACACCCCCCAGGTGTGGTCGGCCCCCAGTGACCCCCTGGAGCTCCTGGTCCCAG GTGTgtctgggaagccctccctcctgaCCCTGCAGGGCCCTGTCGTGGCCTCTGGACAGAGCCTGACCCTCCAGTGTCGCTCTGACGTCGGCTATGACAGATTCGCTCTGTCCCAGGAGGGGAGACAGGCCCTCCCCCAGAGCCCTGGCCggcagccccaggctgggctctCTCAGGCCGACTTCCCCCTGGGCCCGGTGACCAACACCCACGCGGGCCGGTACAGATGCTACGGTGGACACAACCTCTCCTCCGAGTGGTCGGCCCCCAGTGACCCCCTGGACATCCTGGTGGCAG gTTCGTTCCCTGACACGCCCTCCCTCTCGGTGCAGCCAGGCCCCGTGGTGGCCTCAGGAGAGAACGTGACCCTGCTGTGTCAGTCAGGGAGCACAAAGGAAACTTTCCTTCTGTCCAAGGAGGGGGCAGCCCAGTCCCCACTGCGTCTTAGATCAAAGTACCGAGGTGGGCATTTCCAGGCCGAATTCTCCATGAGTCCCGTGACCTCAGCCCACAATGGGACCTACAGGTGCTACAGCTTACTCAGCAGTAACCCCTACCTGCTGTCACACGCCAGTGCCCCCCTGGAGCTCGCGGTCTCAG GGG CAGCTGACACCATCCACCCGCCACAAAACAAGTCAGATCCCACGG AATCCCTACCCTCACACCCGCAAGACTACACAGTGGAGAACCTCATCCGGATGGGCATGGCCGGCTCAGTCCTGCTGGGCCTCGGGATCCTGCTCTTTCAGGCTCAACACGGCCACGGAGGAGCCCAAGATGCAGCCAGGAGCTGA
- the LOC132416583 gene encoding leukocyte immunoglobulin-like receptor subfamily A member 6 isoform X2 → MEGASQEDTESVMGMRARLLGRGSSPSSGAADVTAPCRGGPASQWTHPWVSVLRAPWSPPSAPPGPQEGDAMTPSLTALLCLGLSVGLRTQEQARTLPKPTIWAEPGSVIPWGSPVTIWCQGTWVAPVFRFHKEGSSPPWYRQAPLEHADKGNFFSISHMTQDYAGRYHCYYLSPTGWSESSDPLEMVVTGAHRKPTLSALPSPVVTSGGNVTLQCRSKQGLDGFILTKEGEPKSSWTLDAQRGPRGQTQALLPVGRVTPSHRWTFRCHGFYRDTPQVWSAPSDPLELLVPGVSGKPSLLTLQGPVVASGQSLTLQCRSDVGYDRFALSQEGRQALPQSPGRQPQAGLSQADFPLGPVTNTHAGRYRCYGGHNLSSEWSAPSDPLDILVAGSFPDTPSLSVQPGPVVASGENVTLLCQSGSTKETFLLSKEGAAQSPLRLRSKYRGGHFQAEFSMSPVTSAHNGTYRCYSLLSSNPYLLSHASAPLELAVSGGSEVAVLPPTEPESLPSHPQDYTVENLIRMGMAGSVLLGLGILLFQAQHGHGGAQDAARS, encoded by the exons ATGGAAGGGGCGTCTCAGGAAGACACCGAGTCTGTCATGGGAATGAGAGCCAggctcctggggaggggcagTTCCCCTTCCTCTGGGGCTGCTGACGTGACAGCCCCGTGCCGCGGAGGACCAGCCTCCCAGTGGACACACCCTTGGGTCTCCGTCCTGAGGGCACCGTGGTCTCCTCCATCTGCACCGCCTGGACCACAGGAAGGAGACGCCATGACCCCCAGCCTCACGGCCCTGCTCTGCCTCg GGCTGAGTGTGGGCCTGAGGACCCAGGAGCAGGCAC GCACCCTCCCCAAACCCACCATCTGGGCTGAGCCAGGCTCTGTGATCCCCTGGGGGAGCCCCGTGACCATCTGGTGTCAGGGGACCTGGGTGGCCCCGGTGTTCCGTTTCCATAAAGAGGGAAGCTCACCTCCCTGGTACAGACAGGCCCCACTGGAGCACGCGGACAAGGGCAACTTCTTCTCCATCTCACACATGACACAGGACTACGCAGGGAGATATCACTGTTACTATCTCAGCCCCACTGGCTGGTCAGAGAGCAGTGACCCCCTGGAGATGGTGGTGACAG gGGCCCACAGGAAACCCACCCTCTCAGCCCTGCCGAGCCCTGTGGTGACCTCGGGAGGGAACGTGACCCTCCAGTGTCGCTCAAAGCAGGGACTGGACGGGTTCATTCTGACTAAGGAAGGAGAACCCAAGTCCTCCTGGACCCTGGATGCACAGCGAGGCCCCCGTGGGCAGACCCAGGCCCTGCTCCCCGTGGGTCGCGTGACCCCCAGCCACAGGTGGACGTTCAGATGCCACGGCTTTTACAGGGACACCCCCCAGGTGTGGTCGGCCCCCAGTGACCCCCTGGAGCTCCTGGTCCCAG GTGTgtctgggaagccctccctcctgaCCCTGCAGGGCCCTGTCGTGGCCTCTGGACAGAGCCTGACCCTCCAGTGTCGCTCTGACGTCGGCTATGACAGATTCGCTCTGTCCCAGGAGGGGAGACAGGCCCTCCCCCAGAGCCCTGGCCggcagccccaggctgggctctCTCAGGCCGACTTCCCCCTGGGCCCGGTGACCAACACCCACGCGGGCCGGTACAGATGCTACGGTGGACACAACCTCTCCTCCGAGTGGTCGGCCCCCAGTGACCCCCTGGACATCCTGGTGGCAG gTTCGTTCCCTGACACGCCCTCCCTCTCGGTGCAGCCAGGCCCCGTGGTGGCCTCAGGAGAGAACGTGACCCTGCTGTGTCAGTCAGGGAGCACAAAGGAAACTTTCCTTCTGTCCAAGGAGGGGGCAGCCCAGTCCCCACTGCGTCTTAGATCAAAGTACCGAGGTGGGCATTTCCAGGCCGAATTCTCCATGAGTCCCGTGACCTCAGCCCACAATGGGACCTACAGGTGCTACAGCTTACTCAGCAGTAACCCCTACCTGCTGTCACACGCCAGTGCCCCCCTGGAGCTCGCGGTCTCAG GAGGCTCTGAAGTTGCGGTCCTTCCCCCCACGGAGCCAG AATCCCTACCCTCACACCCGCAAGACTACACAGTGGAGAACCTCATCCGGATGGGCATGGCCGGCTCAGTCCTGCTGGGCCTCGGGATCCTGCTCTTTCAGGCTCAACACGGCCACGGAGGAGCCCAAGATGCAGCCAGGAGCTGA